TTCCATTTAAGGTCGATTCTTTTCTGGTCAGCCAGTTTTTCTAAATCATGTAAGTGTTTTCTGACAGCTTCCAGTCTATTTACATATGAACTAAGGTCGTCATTATATACTTTAGATTCAGATTCAAGATAACTTTTAAGGTCTTTTCTAAAATTATCAATCTGAGTTTTTGAGTTTGATATATCCTTTCGAAGAGTAGTGATATTTTGAATATCAGAATCCTCATCCAAGATAATATTTTTATATTCTTCAATTTCAAGTGTAGTTTGCTCTAAAAGTTCCCAGTCTAATAAATCAGGGCTAATTTTAGCAGGAGTAATAAGTTCCTTATTAAAAGCAAGAACCAATTGTCCTGTATTTTTATTTTCTTCCATGTTTTCCTCCAATTCCAATAGGATATTCTTTAATATATGGCGGTTCAATGTCATTAGTGACATAAGACCAGAATTCTATTTCTTTTTGTTTAAGTTCCTCTATCCTGTTCATCCATTCATTTTTATATATGGTGTATGTTTTGAGCTGTTTATTAAGGTCAAATGTATCAGAGTTATCCTCAAAACATCTAAATCTGATATCAGCAACTAATACGGCAAAGTCATAGTTAGTAACAAGGAAGTAATGGAGTACCTGATATAGGTAATTTTCCGGAATGGTGTCGTTATTTTCCTCATCCTTCCAAAGCTTTTTGTAGATTGAATATTGGTGAATGGTAGTGGTTTTAATTTCAAGTATACCGATATTACCATTAGGTAGAATAATTTCACCGTCTAAGGAAGCTCTGATAAAATCATATTTAGGATGTACATAGAGCTCTTTAACTTCTTTGATTTGTTTATCAGGATTATCAATGGCATACAGCTGTCTGATAATGGGTTCAAGTTTATGTCCTCTTTCCATAGCGGAATTAGTTTCATTGGGCTTAGTAACTTTACCGGATTTTTCAAGCCATAAATCAACAATATTTTTATTTCCATATTGTTCTATATCCATAAGTAATCCAGCATCACTGCCACCGATTCCCTGTTTTCTTAAATTAAGCCATTCATCATGAGTGGAGTATAGGATTTTCTTAAACATATAAAGTT
This DNA window, taken from Sebaldella sp. S0638, encodes the following:
- a CDS encoding YqaJ viral recombinase family protein, giving the protein MFKKILYSTHDEWLNLRKQGIGGSDAGLLMDIEQYGNKNIVDLWLEKSGKVTKPNETNSAMERGHKLEPIIRQLYAIDNPDKQIKEVKELYVHPKYDFIRASLDGEIILPNGNIGILEIKTTTIHQYSIYKKLWKDEENNDTIPENYLYQVLHYFLVTNYDFAVLVADIRFRCFEDNSDTFDLNKQLKTYTIYKNEWMNRIEELKQKEIEFWSYVTNDIEPPYIKEYPIGIGGKHGRK